From Cryobacterium sp. GrIS_2_6:
CGATTCCCCTGACCTCGATCGGCTCGTCGACGGCGCCGATTTCGTGGTGTCGCTGCTGGGCGATGCGCAGTTGCAGAAGACGCAGAAGATCAACACCGCCTTCGTGCGGGACCTGGTGCCCGCAATGAGACGCCACGGAGTCCGCCGCTTTCTCTACCAGGCGGGCGGACTCAGCGCCCCTCCGAACCGGAGACTGTCACCGGCACTGTGGGCGATCAGAAACACCATCGCGCGCGGACACATCGGTCAGCACGAAGACAACGAAGCAGTCATGCGATACCTGGCAGACGAAGCCATGGACATCGAATGGATGGTTCACCGGGCCGGAATCGGCTCGGACGGACCATCAAAAGGCGATCTGGAGCGATCCAGTCGCCGGGTGAGTATCGCCACCTTCCGAGACTGCGCGGCGCACGGCTACCGGCTCCTCTCGGATCCGACCGCCATTCACACCTGCGACCTCAGCAGCTATCGAAAATAACCTTGGACCCGCCAGGTCGGGG
This genomic window contains:
- a CDS encoding NAD(P)H-binding protein; this encodes MSTQQTFLVFGATGQTGRHFISLALNDGHHVKVLARNPAKLDSTIPNLEIHQGSITDSPDLDRLVDGADFVVSLLGDAQLQKTQKINTAFVRDLVPAMRRHGVRRFLYQAGGLSAPPNRRLSPALWAIRNTIARGHIGQHEDNEAVMRYLADEAMDIEWMVHRAGIGSDGPSKGDLERSSRRVSIATFRDCAAHGYRLLSDPTAIHTCDLSSYRK